In Bacteroides cellulosilyticus, the genomic stretch CCTACAATTACAATCATAAGTATTATGCCGATTTCAGTGGTGCCGTGATCCATTCGGCCAAATTACCCGAAGGCAAGCGTAACGCTTTCTCTCCGTCAGTCACTTTAGGCTGGAGAATCAGCAAAGAGAAGTTTATGGAAAATGTAAAGTTTATAAACGATCTGAAAATCACAGCATCTTATGCCAACCTGCATCAAGATCTTGACATCTCCGATTATTACCTGTATAAAGGAACTTTCTCCAAAAGACAAAATGAAGGATTCTATGTACAATGGCACGATGGCACAGCGGGCGGATGGACTCCAGCCTCTAAACGTGGCGATAATCCTAACCTTGGTTTCGTCACACGTGAAGAGTTCCGTGCAGGTATTGATGCTACGCTATTCAACCGTCTGCTAAAGTTGAACGTCAACTATTTCAGGCAGGACACGAAAGGCTTACTTACCCAAGGTTCCTCTTCCATATATCCTACGTACTTTGCTTTAAGCAGTAACTCCACCTTCATGCCCTGGATCAATTATAACGAGGACAGACGCAGTGGTTTTGACTTCGCGCTGAGTGCCAACAAGAAATTCGGCGATTTTGACGTAACACTCGGTTTCAATGGTATGGTGTACTCCTCCGAAGCTCTGAAACGTGACGAACTTTACGACGAAGATTACCAGTATCGCAAAGGTCGTGCACTCGATGCTTCCTACGGTTATGTATGCGAAGGTTTCTTCCAGGATCAGACTGACATAGACAATCATGCCCGTCAAACATTTGGTACGGTAAAACCCGGTGACCTGAAGTACAAAGACATTAACGAGGATGGTGTAATCGACAGCAAGGACCAAATTGAATTAGGAAAGAACGGTTGGTCAGCTCCTCCTTTCTCCTTCGGATTGAACTTAACTGTGAAATGGAAAAATTTCTCGCTATTTGCCATGGGATCAGGTCAAACCGGCTCTGTAGACTTTAAAAGCAGTTCCTACTACTGGAACCGCGGTACGAGCAAATTCTCAGAAGTGGTATGGGGACGTTGGACCGAAGATACAAAGGATGTGGCCACCTACCCACGCCTGACCACCACCAATGGTGACAATAACTACCGCAATTCCACTTTCTGGATGTATAAGCGTAACTATTTCCGCCTGAACCAGGTGCAATTGACATATGACTTCCCTGAAAATACTTTCAAAGGAACGTTTGTTCGTGGTTTAAGTGTTTATTGCGGAGGTAGCAATCTGCTTACCATCTCTAAAGAGCGGAAGCATATGGAGCTGAGTACCGGTTTCCCTCAATGCCGTAACTTCTATGCAGGTTTCAAGGCTGCATTCTGATTTTATTGATTAATAAAGAAGAAGATTATGAAAAAGAAAATTATACCTTTTATAATAGGTGCCCTGATGCTCACCGGTTGTGATGATTTGTTTTCACCAGCCATCGAAAACTTCCAAGGCGTGGAAAACATGTACAACGATGCGGAATACGCACGGGGAATATTGCACAATGTATACAGTCTGATTCCGGGCTATTACGATAACAGCGAGTATGGCACGGATGACGCCGTAACCAACCAGCCAAGTAATGTGTATCTGCAAATGGCCACCGGTGCCTGGACTACAAGTTCATATAATCCACAGAATCAGTGGACCAATTCCTACGGTGCCATTCAATACATCAACCTCTTCCTGGAGAATGTGGGAGGCGTAAAATGGTCGGATGATGAAGAACTGAACAAATTGTTTGCGCAACGCCTCACTGGCGAAGCTTACGGACTCCGTGGGATGTTCTATTTTTATCTGCTTCGTGCCCATGCCGGTTTTGGTGCAAATGGCGAACTGCTCGGTGTGCCCATATTTACAGAACCTCAGACAATAGAATCGGATTTCAATCAACCGCGTGCTTCGTTTCAGGCTTGTGTAGAACAAATCTACAATGATCTTTCCGAAGCAGAGAAAAGACTTCCTTATGAGTATGAAGATGTTTCAGGAAGCGTTCCTGCAGATTTCCAGAGTCTCACACAAGACGTCGGTAAATACAACACCGTTATGGGTGCCAAAGCACGTCAGTTGTATAACGGAATCATAGCCCGTGCCTTCCGTACACGCACAGCCGTACTGGCTGCCAGTCCCTTCTTTGAAGATGCTTCCAACGCTGCCACATGGGCGGATGCAGCTAATGCCGCAGCAGCTGTAATAGACTACAAAGGAGGTCTATCAGGATTAGCATCCGACGGAGTGGAATATTACTCACCCACTATTATAAATACAATTAAGGATGGTGCCAATCCAAATGAAATCTTATGGAGAGGAAACAAAGGAAGTGGTGATAACGACCAGGAATCACAAAATTTCCCACCGAGTTTGTACGGTAATGGTTACATGAATCCGTCGCAGAATCTGGTCGATATATTCCCCATGGCCAATGGATACCCCATCAATGACGCAGCCAGCGGATACGATGCCAACAATCCTTATGCTGGACGCGATCCCCGTTTGGGCAAATACATCTTTTACAATGGAAGTACAATCAGTGAGAAGAGTATAACAATCAACATCAATGAGGGAAATCAAGACGGCGTTAACGTGACCGAAAACCGCTCGACCCGAACAGGCTATTACATGAGAAAACGCTTGCGCATGGATGTGAACTGTAATCCGGCATCCATTTCCAAACAGCCGCATTACACACCCCGTATCCGTTATACTGAAATGTACCTGAATTATGCTGAGGCAGCCAATGAAGCTTGGGGACCGAAAAACGCCAACGGCAGAGATTACTCCGCTTACGATGTAATCAAAGCCATCCGGAAACGTGCCGGCATAGGTGGTACCAATGATGCCTATCTGGAAGCATGCGCTGTCAGTAAAGAACAGATGCGTGAACTGATCCGCAATGAACGTCGACTGGAACTCTGCTTCGAAGGATTCCGTTTTTGGGATCTCCGTCGCTGGAAAGCCGACCTGAACGAACCGGTATATGGCATTAGCTGGAATGGTAACAGTTATCAGAAGATAACCGTGGAAGAACGTTCGTATGAAGACTACATGTACTGTTGTCCTATCCCAAACTCTGAGATATTGAAGTACAGCAACCTCATCCAGAATAAAGGATGGAAATAAACAAAATTGTGAACACTATTAATAAAATAGCATGATATGAAAAAGAAATTAGCATATATCGGACTGGCTTCATTACTCTTGTCTTTCACCGCGTGCGAAAGCTCTGACAATGAATTCTCCGACTTCGATTATCAAACTGTATATTTTGCCAATCAATATGGTTTGCGTACCATTGAATTGGGAGAAGACGAATTCCTCGATAACTCTTTGGATAATCAGCACAAAGTATCCATTAAAGCAGCTTGGGGTGGTGGTTATACCAACCGCAAGAATGTAATTATTGATACTCAGGTAGATGAATCGCTTTGCGAAAACCTCTATTTCAAAGGAAGTAACACTCCTGTTACCCCTATGCCTACCTCCTACTACACCCTGGCCGCCAACCAGATCAATATTCCCAAGGGTGAAGTTATAGGTGGTGTGGAGGTACAGTTTACCGATGCATTCTTTGCTGATAAAAAGACTCTTGATAATTATTACGTGATTCCTCTGAAGATGACAGGCGTACAAGGTGCAGACTCCATCCTTCAGGGTAAGGCAGTCGTAGCAAACCCTATGTTGACAAATAGTGGCGACTGGAGTGTACAACCCAAGAATTTTGTACTTTATGCTGTAAAGTATGTCAATCCCTGGCATGGTGAGTACCTGCGTCGTGGAGTGGATCAAGCTGTGATAAACGGTGTTTCTTCGCAATTGGTACGCCACCAGCAATATGTAGAGAAGGATGAGAAAGTAAATATTA encodes the following:
- a CDS encoding DUF5627 domain-containing protein; the encoded protein is MKKKLAYIGLASLLLSFTACESSDNEFSDFDYQTVYFANQYGLRTIELGEDEFLDNSLDNQHKVSIKAAWGGGYTNRKNVIIDTQVDESLCENLYFKGSNTPVTPMPTSYYTLAANQINIPKGEVIGGVEVQFTDAFFADKKTLDNYYVIPLKMTGVQGADSILQGKAVVANPMLTNSGDWSVQPKNFVLYAVKYVNPWHGEYLRRGVDQAVINGVSSQLVRHQQYVEKDEKVNITTESLKDNILSLSTKDAQGNLFNYNLSLTFTEDGNCTVGSTSDDLIISGTGKFVKKGEKNSLGGKDRNAIYLDYTIDFKTKNMQYATKDTLVLSSRAVQGGKSFEIEIR
- a CDS encoding RagB/SusD family nutrient uptake outer membrane protein — protein: MKKKIIPFIIGALMLTGCDDLFSPAIENFQGVENMYNDAEYARGILHNVYSLIPGYYDNSEYGTDDAVTNQPSNVYLQMATGAWTTSSYNPQNQWTNSYGAIQYINLFLENVGGVKWSDDEELNKLFAQRLTGEAYGLRGMFYFYLLRAHAGFGANGELLGVPIFTEPQTIESDFNQPRASFQACVEQIYNDLSEAEKRLPYEYEDVSGSVPADFQSLTQDVGKYNTVMGAKARQLYNGIIARAFRTRTAVLAASPFFEDASNAATWADAANAAAAVIDYKGGLSGLASDGVEYYSPTIINTIKDGANPNEILWRGNKGSGDNDQESQNFPPSLYGNGYMNPSQNLVDIFPMANGYPINDAASGYDANNPYAGRDPRLGKYIFYNGSTISEKSITININEGNQDGVNVTENRSTRTGYYMRKRLRMDVNCNPASISKQPHYTPRIRYTEMYLNYAEAANEAWGPKNANGRDYSAYDVIKAIRKRAGIGGTNDAYLEACAVSKEQMRELIRNERRLELCFEGFRFWDLRRWKADLNEPVYGISWNGNSYQKITVEERSYEDYMYCCPIPNSEILKYSNLIQNKGWK